One segment of Pseudoalteromonas rubra DNA contains the following:
- the sucA gene encoding 2-oxoglutarate dehydrogenase E1 component, which translates to MHEGVMKAWLESSHLYGGNVAYVEDLYEAYLDDAASVPEEWREVFDQLPKVEGVDVDVKHSEIKSQFADLAKNKHREVIVSAEGAADAKQVRVLQLINAFRFRGHQNANLDPLGLWQRDRVRELDLAYHDLDNADLEKEYNVGSFASGKETMKLKDLYNALKTTYCGSIGAEYMHITSTEEKRWLQQRIESSFAQPKYNKETKLRILKGLTAADGLEKYLGAKFPGAKRFSLEGGDSLVPMLKELVHRAGESGQEEVVIGMAHRGRLNVLVNVLGKNPQVLFDEFAGKYGESAGSGDVKYHMGYSSDFATQGGNVHMALAFNPSHLEIVNPVVMGSVRARLDRLNCKSGSKALPITIHGDSAIAGQGVVQETFNMSQTRAYGVGGSIRIVVNNQVGFTTSNQEDTRSTEYCTDIAKMVQAPIFHVNADDPEAVAFVTQVALDFRNKFKRDVVIDLVCYRRHGHNEADEPNATQPLMYQKIKKHPVPRQIYADRLVAEGVLSADEAKTLADDYRNGLDKGQIVVEEIQPETKHSSDWSKYVGHDWDTDYEASVPVEKLKELSEKISTYPADHKAQSRVKKIYDDRKTMASGEKLLDWGMAETLAYATLVDQGTDIRLTGQDSGRGTFFHRHAVVHNQADASTYLPLQNVRDDQGLFEVYDSVLSEEAVLAFEYGYATAEPTSLVLWEAQFGDFANGAQVVFDQFLSSGEQKWGRLCGLTLLLPHGYEGQGPEHSSARLERYLQLCADHNMQVCVPSTPAQVYAMLRRQSVRPLRRPLIVMTPKSLLRHPLAVSSLDELSEGVFHNMIDEIDDINPENVERVVFCSGKVYYELLQERRKQELNNVAIVRVEQLYPFPHKEMDEIMARYQHVKDFVWCQEEPQNQGAWYCSQHHFWEAIPSGAKLTYAGRKAAAAPACGYMSTHTKEQNALIADALTIKK; encoded by the coding sequence ATGCACGAAGGTGTGATGAAGGCATGGCTGGAATCTTCGCACTTATACGGCGGCAACGTTGCATATGTTGAAGATTTATATGAGGCGTATCTTGATGATGCGGCTTCAGTGCCAGAAGAATGGCGAGAAGTGTTTGATCAACTGCCAAAGGTAGAAGGCGTTGACGTTGATGTTAAGCATTCAGAGATCAAATCTCAGTTTGCGGACCTTGCTAAAAACAAACACAGAGAAGTAATCGTTTCTGCGGAAGGTGCGGCAGATGCAAAACAGGTTCGTGTTTTGCAGCTTATTAATGCATTCAGATTCAGAGGTCACCAAAACGCGAATTTAGATCCATTGGGTCTATGGCAGCGTGATCGAGTTCGTGAACTCGACCTGGCCTATCATGATTTAGACAATGCCGACCTGGAAAAAGAATATAACGTTGGCTCTTTTGCAAGTGGCAAAGAGACAATGAAACTAAAAGACTTATACAACGCATTGAAGACCACTTACTGTGGTTCTATCGGTGCAGAGTATATGCACATTACTTCAACAGAAGAAAAACGTTGGTTACAGCAGCGCATCGAATCTTCCTTCGCACAGCCTAAATACAACAAAGAAACTAAGCTTAGGATCCTTAAAGGCCTGACCGCCGCTGATGGTCTTGAAAAGTATCTGGGTGCTAAATTCCCTGGCGCAAAACGTTTCTCACTGGAAGGTGGTGATTCACTGGTTCCTATGCTGAAAGAACTGGTACATCGTGCCGGTGAAAGTGGTCAGGAAGAAGTCGTCATTGGTATGGCACACCGTGGTCGCCTGAACGTACTGGTCAACGTATTGGGTAAAAACCCACAAGTACTGTTTGACGAATTCGCGGGCAAATACGGCGAATCAGCGGGCTCTGGTGACGTAAAATATCACATGGGTTACTCTTCAGACTTCGCAACGCAGGGCGGCAACGTTCACATGGCGCTGGCGTTTAACCCGTCACACCTTGAGATCGTAAACCCGGTTGTCATGGGGTCGGTACGTGCACGTTTGGACCGTCTTAACTGTAAGAGCGGCTCTAAAGCACTGCCAATTACCATCCATGGTGACTCAGCTATCGCAGGTCAGGGTGTAGTACAAGAGACATTCAACATGTCTCAGACTCGCGCTTATGGTGTGGGTGGTTCAATCCGCATCGTGGTGAACAACCAGGTTGGTTTCACTACGTCAAACCAGGAAGATACGCGTTCAACTGAGTACTGTACTGACATCGCTAAGATGGTTCAGGCACCGATTTTCCACGTTAATGCTGATGACCCGGAAGCGGTTGCGTTCGTTACGCAAGTTGCCCTTGATTTCCGCAACAAGTTTAAGCGTGATGTGGTGATTGATCTGGTTTGTTACCGTCGTCATGGCCACAACGAAGCTGATGAGCCAAATGCAACTCAGCCGCTGATGTATCAGAAGATCAAAAAGCACCCTGTACCGCGTCAGATTTATGCTGACAGATTGGTCGCAGAAGGCGTTTTGAGCGCTGATGAAGCAAAAACGCTGGCAGATGACTACCGTAACGGTCTGGATAAAGGCCAGATTGTGGTTGAAGAAATTCAGCCAGAGACCAAGCACTCTTCAGATTGGTCAAAATATGTTGGTCATGACTGGGATACCGATTACGAGGCAAGTGTTCCTGTTGAAAAGCTCAAAGAGTTGAGTGAGAAAATCTCGACTTACCCGGCGGATCACAAAGCTCAGTCGCGCGTTAAGAAAATCTACGACGACCGTAAGACCATGGCCAGTGGCGAGAAGCTACTTGACTGGGGTATGGCTGAAACACTTGCTTATGCGACTTTGGTTGACCAGGGTACGGACATTCGTTTGACTGGTCAGGATTCAGGCCGTGGTACTTTCTTCCACCGTCATGCGGTTGTGCACAACCAGGCTGATGCTTCAACTTATCTGCCGTTACAAAACGTTCGTGACGATCAGGGTCTGTTTGAAGTATATGACTCAGTTCTGTCTGAAGAAGCTGTATTGGCGTTCGAATATGGTTACGCGACGGCAGAGCCAACTTCATTGGTACTATGGGAAGCACAATTCGGTGACTTCGCTAACGGTGCGCAGGTTGTATTCGACCAATTCCTAAGCTCAGGTGAGCAAAAGTGGGGCCGCCTGTGTGGTCTGACTTTATTACTGCCACATGGTTATGAAGGTCAGGGCCCTGAGCACAGCTCTGCGCGTCTCGAACGTTACCTACAACTGTGTGCGGACCATAACATGCAAGTGTGTGTACCAAGTACTCCTGCACAAGTTTATGCCATGTTACGTCGTCAGTCAGTACGTCCTCTGCGTCGTCCTCTGATTGTTATGACACCAAAATCTCTACTTCGTCACCCTCTGGCTGTGTCTAGCCTGGATGAGTTGTCCGAAGGTGTTTTCCACAACATGATCGATGAGATTGATGACATCAATCCTGAAAACGTCGAGCGCGTTGTGTTCTGTAGCGGTAAGGTTTATTACGAATTGCTACAGGAGCGTCGCAAGCAAGAGCTGAATAATGTCGCTATCGTTCGTGTGGAACAGCTATATCCGTTCCCGCACAAAGAGATGGACGAAATCATGGCTCGCTACCAGCACGTTAAAGACTTCGTATGGTGTCAGGAAGAGCCTCAAAACCAAGGTGCCTGGTACTGTTCACAACACCATTTCTG